The following proteins are encoded in a genomic region of Nitrospiraceae bacterium:
- a CDS encoding DDE-type integrase/transposase/recombinase, whose protein sequence is MYLTMIMDWHSRRVPAWQISNTLEPNAYVKTFKEAFLRYGATDTFKTDQGAQYTNEIFPAIPKACRVKITMDGKDRWADNVFIEGLWRNVKYKNGYLQANDSPAVRHAKLTPPVSVS, encoded by the coding sequence ATGTATTTGACCATGATCATGGACTGGCATTCACGCCGAGTACCGGCCTGGCAGATCTCAAACACCCTTGAGCCCAACGCCTACGTGAAAACCTTCAAAGAAGCTTTCCTGCGCTACGGAGCCACAGACACCTTTAAAACAGATCAGGGCGCCCAATACACCAATGAGATTTTCCCAGCGATCCCCAAAGCCTGTAGGGTGAAGATCACTATGGATGGCAAGGATCGGTGGGCTGATAATGTCTTTATCGAGGGCCTGTGGCGCAACGTGAAATACAAGAATGGATATTTACAGGCCAATGACAGTCCGGCGGTACGCCACGCGAAACTCACTCCCCCCGTTTCAGTTTCATAA
- a CDS encoding phenylacetate--CoA ligase family protein, which produces MDRIEASNTFAQYRGNLQAWLLRRVLFPAGDLVFGQNMMKRLSFLEKAQWLPSDKLHSIRDQSLRELVKVAYDEVPFYREIMDKASVQPADIRKAADLGQLPIVTKPMLRHAFPDRVTRSTGKKVYESRSSGSTGANFTVLLDHETEGLFQASFLLALEWAGWNMGEPHLQTGMTLKRDFPRRMKDALLNCHYVPAHDLSDSHLDQCLQILERYSLRHLWGYPGSLYYLARRAMECGWNRPMRSIVTWGDTLYTHYRNTIEKAFKTRVVDTYGCSEGMNISAQCGVGSSYHLHTLDVIVEYLDDSGVPVSPRQSGNIIVTRLHPGPMPLIRYKVGDVGIAGDPRMCACGRGYDVMQSIQGRDTDIVITPSGNRLIVHFFTGVLEHFEEIDSFQVIQEKLDSIVVRIVPAGEFSIATRRRIVESLKEKGADLNIELELVQDMPLPPSGKRRFIISHLGRPPDSHFPTLET; this is translated from the coding sequence ATGGATAGAATTGAAGCATCAAATACTTTCGCTCAGTATCGGGGAAATTTGCAGGCCTGGCTACTCAGGAGGGTCCTATTTCCTGCAGGAGACCTTGTCTTTGGCCAAAATATGATGAAGCGGCTTTCTTTTTTGGAGAAAGCCCAATGGTTACCCTCTGACAAGCTTCACTCGATTCGCGATCAATCCCTGCGCGAACTGGTAAAAGTGGCGTATGACGAAGTGCCGTTTTACCGTGAAATAATGGATAAGGCTTCGGTGCAACCGGCAGACATTCGTAAAGCAGCGGATCTCGGGCAATTGCCTATTGTTACGAAACCCATGCTTCGGCATGCGTTTCCCGACCGTGTGACCAGGAGTACGGGTAAAAAAGTCTATGAGTCTCGGTCTTCCGGATCTACCGGTGCCAATTTTACGGTGCTGTTGGACCATGAGACTGAAGGGTTGTTCCAGGCCTCCTTTCTCCTCGCATTGGAATGGGCAGGTTGGAATATGGGAGAACCGCATCTCCAAACTGGTATGACTTTGAAACGAGATTTTCCTAGAAGAATGAAAGATGCTCTGCTGAATTGCCATTATGTCCCGGCTCACGACTTGAGCGATTCCCATCTTGATCAGTGTCTCCAGATCCTAGAACGATATTCTCTAAGGCATCTCTGGGGTTATCCGGGAAGTCTGTATTATTTGGCACGGAGAGCTATGGAATGCGGGTGGAATCGACCGATGCGATCAATCGTCACCTGGGGGGATACTCTCTACACTCATTATCGCAACACGATTGAGAAGGCTTTTAAGACTCGAGTCGTGGATACGTATGGATGCTCTGAAGGCATGAATATTTCTGCGCAATGCGGAGTAGGCAGCTCTTATCATCTTCACACTTTGGACGTGATTGTGGAATATCTGGATGATAGTGGAGTACCGGTTTCTCCAAGGCAATCCGGAAATATCATTGTGACCAGACTGCATCCAGGTCCCATGCCATTGATACGGTATAAGGTGGGCGATGTCGGTATTGCCGGAGACCCACGCATGTGCGCATGCGGCCGTGGGTATGATGTTATGCAATCTATCCAGGGTAGGGATACCGATATTGTTATTACCCCATCAGGAAATAGGTTGATTGTTCATTTTTTTACAGGCGTTCTTGAGCATTTTGAGGAGATAGACTCATTTCAAGTAATTCAGGAAAAACTCGATTCTATAGTGGTACGGATAGTTCCCGCTGGGGAGTTTTCTATCGCGACAAGACGCAGGATAGTTGAATCACTCAAGGAAAAGGGTGCCGATCTGAATATCGAATTGGAATTGGTCCAAGATATGCCACTTCCGCCATCTGGGAAGCGCCGATTTATTATTAGTCACTTAGGCAGACCTCCTGATTCGCACTTTCCAACTTTGGAAACGTGA
- a CDS encoding class I SAM-dependent methyltransferase, translating into MFLTRIDRICRSVLTLNRDREFATLKSMLALKKTDRVLDAGSGDGYWTASFAKDCAHIVGIDPGWQALQHAKMLYAYPNIDYVQSFGESLPFPDKSFDKVVSISCLEHFNDPFQGLREMARVLKPGGRLALSVDSLLPENSSLAFREWHKKRHFVTKYFSQDEMQGMLEKVGIKYEQPSTVHLIRSSAAIRSREIFIRRPRLLLPLFPIFYSIVRVADWMSQDTHGQMFVVTGTRQ; encoded by the coding sequence ATGTTCCTCACTCGAATTGATCGTATTTGTAGAAGCGTGTTGACTCTGAACAGGGATCGTGAGTTCGCGACGCTGAAATCCATGTTGGCCCTAAAGAAGACCGATAGGGTGCTTGATGCGGGGAGTGGCGATGGATATTGGACGGCGTCTTTTGCCAAAGACTGTGCGCATATTGTCGGGATCGATCCGGGTTGGCAGGCGTTACAACACGCCAAAATGTTGTATGCTTATCCGAATATTGATTATGTACAGAGTTTTGGCGAGTCCTTGCCTTTCCCGGATAAGAGTTTTGATAAGGTGGTGAGCATCAGTTGCCTGGAACATTTCAACGATCCTTTTCAGGGATTGCGCGAGATGGCCCGGGTCCTTAAGCCTGGCGGTCGATTGGCGCTATCCGTCGATAGCCTTTTGCCGGAGAACTCTTCCTTAGCATTCCGGGAGTGGCACAAGAAGCGACATTTCGTCACGAAATATTTCAGCCAAGATGAAATGCAGGGAATGCTGGAGAAGGTCGGGATAAAATATGAACAGCCATCTACGGTACATCTGATCCGATCATCGGCAGCCATCCGGTCTCGTGAAATCTTTATCCGTCGTCCTCGTCTCCTATTACCTCTATTCCCTATTTTTTATAGTATCGTGCGAGTAGCTGATTGGATGTCTCAGGATACGCATGGACAGATGTTTGTGGTAACAGGTACACGTCAGTGA
- a CDS encoding nucleotide sugar dehydrogenase yields MRILVWGLGYVGTVSAACLARLGHEVIGIDPNLTKVEAINRGDCAIKEPGLHELIKQAVKAGALRATTNGTDCVLQADISLICVGTPSSADGSPQLGYVEAVTHDIGRGLKGISHYHVVCLRSTVFPGTSRNLLARILEEVSGKKAGDDFGLAMNPEFLRESCAVKDFDSPPYTIIGELNQRSGEILDRLYQGIHAPIEHVTLEEAEFLKITNNVFHALKVGFANEIGRVCDRLDIDSHKLMKLVCSDTKLNISPAYLMPGFAFGGSCLPKDLRSLTYNARRLGVEVPILESILPSNSQQVNLARIKLQEIGAKKVGIFGLSFKAGTDDLRESPIINLIRDLWQDGVDVLVYDPDVNLQEMLGANLEYLERQLPQIKTILCDRAEEIMSGSDVLVLSQKRPEFLDLLKNVNHSVMILDLVRLADRPESLGFAKYTGISW; encoded by the coding sequence ATGCGGATTTTAGTCTGGGGGCTTGGATATGTGGGTACCGTTTCGGCGGCTTGTTTGGCGCGTTTGGGTCACGAGGTTATCGGTATCGATCCCAATCTCACCAAAGTGGAAGCGATAAACAGGGGCGACTGCGCAATCAAGGAACCGGGGTTACACGAATTGATCAAGCAAGCTGTGAAGGCAGGCGCCTTGCGAGCAACTACCAATGGGACTGATTGCGTTTTGCAAGCTGATATTTCCTTGATTTGTGTCGGAACCCCAAGTAGTGCCGATGGTAGTCCTCAACTAGGCTACGTCGAAGCTGTGACGCATGATATTGGTCGAGGACTCAAAGGCATCTCGCATTATCATGTGGTGTGTTTACGCAGTACGGTATTTCCCGGAACTTCCCGTAATCTCCTTGCACGGATTCTTGAGGAAGTTTCCGGGAAAAAAGCTGGAGACGATTTTGGTTTAGCGATGAATCCGGAATTTTTACGTGAAAGCTGTGCGGTGAAGGACTTCGACTCACCTCCCTATACTATTATAGGGGAACTGAACCAGCGGTCTGGCGAAATTTTGGATCGGCTTTATCAGGGCATCCATGCCCCGATTGAGCATGTCACTCTTGAAGAAGCGGAATTTTTGAAAATCACGAATAACGTGTTTCATGCATTAAAAGTCGGATTTGCTAATGAAATTGGGCGCGTCTGTGATCGTCTTGATATTGACAGTCATAAATTGATGAAGCTTGTCTGTTCGGATACGAAGTTGAATATCTCCCCTGCCTATTTGATGCCGGGATTTGCTTTTGGGGGCTCCTGTCTTCCCAAAGATCTGCGATCATTGACTTATAATGCTCGCCGTCTCGGGGTCGAAGTGCCCATCTTGGAATCTATTCTGCCGAGCAACAGCCAGCAAGTGAATTTGGCCAGGATTAAACTTCAGGAGATCGGGGCCAAAAAGGTTGGTATCTTCGGCCTGAGCTTTAAAGCGGGAACCGATGATCTTCGGGAAAGCCCCATTATTAATTTGATTCGCGATCTTTGGCAGGATGGAGTGGATGTGCTCGTATACGATCCTGATGTGAATCTTCAGGAAATGTTGGGAGCTAATCTTGAATATTTAGAGCGCCAGCTACCTCAAATCAAAACTATTTTGTGTGATCGTGCAGAAGAGATCATGAGCGGGTCTGATGTGCTGGTGTTGAGCCAGAAACGTCCGGAATTTTTAGATCTCTTAAAAAATGTGAATCATTCCGTTATGATCCTTGATCTGGTTCGCTTGGCCGATCGGCCTGAATCCTTGGGATTTGCAAAGTATACAGGGATTTCATGGTAA
- a CDS encoding right-handed parallel beta-helix repeat-containing protein — protein MIQTGNIPLGWRKIILCLLLVSGSFSPGMTYAIEYYVAKTGNDGNSGAYSSPFLTIQKGMTTMRTGDTLLIRSGTYAEQIDSQFFTIPTGTSWENAPIIAAYPGDVVTIKPNGGSQAIGLVHSYIQYVIFDGLIIDAINEDTVNGMGISMTNGANHVRFRNLEVKNAPLNNVLLAKGTGGTEYNEFIGGKYHNSDVWQSSALVKGAYNFYITTDHNLIDGAEIYNATGYGVHIYNSSSTGHAPDYNIVRNCRVYNNNLRRISFAGILLASGIGNMAYNNLVYDNRGHGIQVGNGSIGALVYNNTIFDNDQNGLQIGAAADATNTIIKNNISYGNLLNYYNRGIGTIESNNIIDGTNPLFVDPTNRDFHLQHGSPAIDTGLALAEITVDFEGTARPQGAGYNIGALEGTQPTLGAPKKLRFLSAQ, from the coding sequence ATGATACAGACAGGAAACATTCCTCTAGGGTGGCGAAAGATAATTTTGTGTTTGCTACTTGTTTCCGGATCATTCAGTCCTGGCATGACATACGCCATTGAATACTATGTCGCCAAAACGGGTAATGATGGGAACTCTGGTGCCTACTCTTCCCCATTCCTGACTATCCAAAAGGGCATGACAACGATGCGGACGGGAGATACACTTTTGATTAGGTCCGGCACTTACGCAGAACAAATTGACAGCCAATTTTTCACCATTCCCACAGGTACATCATGGGAAAATGCTCCAATCATTGCAGCCTACCCTGGAGACGTGGTGACTATAAAGCCAAACGGTGGCTCACAGGCCATTGGTCTCGTCCACTCTTACATTCAATATGTCATTTTTGATGGATTGATTATCGATGCCATAAACGAAGACACCGTAAACGGTATGGGCATATCCATGACCAACGGAGCGAATCATGTGAGATTTCGGAATCTTGAGGTAAAAAATGCTCCACTAAATAATGTATTGCTGGCAAAAGGAACTGGTGGAACAGAGTATAATGAATTTATTGGAGGAAAATATCATAATAGTGATGTGTGGCAGAGTTCAGCACTCGTAAAAGGAGCCTATAACTTTTACATTACAACTGATCATAACCTCATTGATGGAGCCGAAATTTATAATGCAACCGGCTATGGAGTACATATATATAATTCAAGTTCTACCGGCCATGCTCCAGACTATAACATTGTCAGAAATTGTCGTGTTTACAATAACAATCTTCGCAGAATATCTTTTGCGGGCATCCTGCTTGCTTCCGGCATTGGCAACATGGCTTATAACAATCTCGTGTATGATAACCGCGGACATGGAATTCAAGTCGGCAATGGCTCGATAGGGGCGTTAGTATATAACAACACCATTTTTGATAATGATCAAAATGGCCTTCAAATTGGAGCAGCTGCCGATGCCACTAACACCATTATCAAAAACAATATTTCATATGGCAATTTATTGAATTATTATAATCGCGGTATCGGGACCATTGAGTCCAACAATATCATAGATGGGACCAACCCGCTCTTTGTCGACCCAACGAATCGAGACTTTCACCTTCAACATGGAAGTCCTGCAATCGATACAGGATTAGCATTAGCCGAAATAACGGTGGATTTTGAAGGTACTGCTAGACCCCAAGGAGCGGGCTATAATATTGGTGCTTTGGAAGGAACTCAGCCAACTCTTGGTGCGCCAAAGAAACTCAGGTTTCTCTCTGCACAGTAA
- a CDS encoding glycosyltransferase family 4 protein produces MIRVVVVGQMVGRNPGYVTTQGEVLSDGLREKGYPVISVSALPNRYLRIGDIIKTLIFRKRDIDLQCLQVYSGPGFLIADIASKIGKLFGQPIVMVLHGGALQEFMSRFPRWACRVLKRADALIAPSAFLARAVAPYGLHVQIIPNVINLACYPYRHRQVIRPRLFWMRQFHEIYNPKMAIRVLAQVRGKNPEAELVMAGQGGHLEDETRELAERLGVAVGVHFPGFLDMAAKAKAGDAADIFLNTNHIDNMPVAVVEACAMGLPVVATAVGGVPDLLTDEKTGLLVPDDDADAMAGAVMRLLADSKLTGRLSAQGRKLAAHSSWEEIFPKWEGVFNKVMDSRKR; encoded by the coding sequence ATGATCCGTGTTGTAGTTGTTGGGCAAATGGTTGGCCGAAATCCAGGTTATGTCACCACCCAAGGGGAGGTCCTTTCTGATGGATTGAGGGAGAAGGGTTATCCTGTAATTAGTGTTTCGGCTTTGCCCAATCGATATCTCCGTATCGGTGATATTATTAAAACACTTATTTTTCGAAAACGTGACATTGATCTTCAATGTTTGCAAGTCTATAGTGGGCCCGGATTTTTAATTGCAGATATTGCGAGTAAGATTGGAAAATTATTTGGGCAGCCAATTGTGATGGTGTTGCATGGCGGCGCCCTTCAAGAATTTATGTCTCGATTTCCTCGCTGGGCTTGCCGTGTCTTGAAAAGAGCAGATGCTCTTATTGCCCCGTCTGCGTTTCTGGCACGAGCCGTAGCTCCGTATGGATTGCATGTTCAAATCATACCGAATGTGATTAATCTTGCTTGTTATCCATATCGGCATCGTCAGGTTATCCGGCCACGCCTTTTTTGGATGAGGCAATTTCATGAAATTTATAATCCAAAAATGGCCATTCGTGTATTGGCACAGGTGAGGGGAAAGAACCCCGAGGCCGAGTTGGTCATGGCAGGTCAAGGTGGACATCTTGAGGACGAAACGAGGGAATTGGCTGAGAGGCTAGGCGTTGCAGTCGGAGTACATTTTCCAGGCTTTTTAGATATGGCGGCAAAAGCCAAAGCGGGAGATGCTGCCGACATTTTTCTTAATACTAATCATATTGACAATATGCCTGTTGCGGTGGTGGAAGCTTGTGCTATGGGGTTGCCGGTGGTCGCCACAGCGGTGGGAGGGGTGCCAGATTTATTGACGGATGAGAAGACTGGTCTCTTAGTACCCGATGATGATGCTGATGCGATGGCTGGAGCTGTAATGAGACTACTTGCTGATTCTAAGCTAACCGGGCGATTGTCTGCCCAGGGACGGAAGCTTGCGGCTCATTCATCATGGGAGGAAATATTTCCAAAATGGGAAGGGGTATTTAATAAAGTCATGGACAGCCGGAAACGGTAA
- a CDS encoding right-handed parallel beta-helix repeat-containing protein — protein MNVLSKAGTFLVLSVCFLIFGTTTSASAAPKLLSPIAGSTLPGSTATFTWTANGESLTDWSLRIGTKQGDSSLYNSGNLPSGTLAQTAVGIPTNGSTVWVRLQWRYTNGLWSSTDVQYTANTGSGSTSSTSSTSTVSTASASTTSNNGSGRPALLTPSAGSTLPGSTATFTWTANGAALTDWSLRVGLSAGDSDVYNSGNLPSGTLARTVSGLPTNGLPVWVRLQWRYTDGSWSSTDVQYKSGTGSTSTSDPTPTSPSPTNTSTSTTPSGSAFYVSTSGNDANPGTQSAPFRTIKRGLGVLQPGNTLFIRGGTYQEFLHSWNGTRFPSGNSWSSPITIAAFNGETVNLVGSIDLAQSSPAIQYLIFDGIRINANGEETGISLTGNTHHIRFQNGEVKNAGRWGIATNFHNTTSFADTFYEFINLDVHHNGRTKNVDHGFYIKTSRNLIDGCHIHDNVAWGIHNFAGDNSEPKANNNTYRNNLIHHNGINYSQGGGITMGSGDNNIAYNNVVWKNYTGINVHSYRNPVNSGVFHNTIYGNTGYGILIEPGSQGADVINNISYGNYVNMDNRGSGTSISNNLTSNPSFKNASAGDFHLQSGSAAIDTGTTLSAVPTDREGRRRPQGNRSDIGAYEW, from the coding sequence ATGAACGTATTATCAAAAGCAGGGACATTCCTTGTACTAAGTGTGTGTTTCCTAATCTTTGGAACAACCACCTCGGCCAGTGCCGCCCCCAAACTCCTGTCGCCCATAGCCGGTTCGACCTTACCCGGCAGCACCGCCACCTTCACGTGGACGGCCAATGGCGAATCTCTCACCGATTGGTCCTTGCGCATCGGCACCAAACAAGGTGATTCTTCGCTCTACAACAGCGGCAACCTCCCAAGCGGGACCCTGGCTCAAACCGCTGTCGGGATCCCCACCAACGGATCGACCGTGTGGGTGCGGTTGCAGTGGCGCTACACCAATGGCCTCTGGTCCTCAACTGACGTTCAATACACTGCCAATACAGGTTCGGGAAGTACGAGTAGTACGAGTAGCACCAGTACCGTCAGTACCGCGAGTGCCAGCACCACCAGCAACAATGGCAGTGGGCGCCCCGCTCTCCTGACACCATCAGCGGGCTCAACGCTCCCCGGCAGTACCGCCACCTTCACCTGGACGGCCAATGGCGCCGCTCTCACCGACTGGTCCCTGCGCGTCGGCCTGAGCGCCGGCGACTCTGACGTGTATAATAGCGGCAACCTGCCGAGTGGAACTCTGGCGCGTACGGTCTCCGGGCTCCCTACCAACGGGTTGCCGGTGTGGGTCCGCCTCCAATGGCGCTATACCGACGGCTCATGGTCCTCAACCGATGTGCAATACAAGAGCGGCACAGGCAGCACCAGTACCAGCGATCCGACTCCCACCAGTCCCAGTCCCACCAATACCAGCACCAGCACCACTCCTAGTGGATCGGCCTTTTATGTGTCCACGTCCGGGAACGATGCCAACCCAGGCACCCAATCCGCCCCCTTCCGCACTATCAAACGGGGACTCGGGGTTCTTCAGCCTGGCAATACCTTATTTATCCGGGGCGGGACTTATCAGGAATTTTTGCATAGCTGGAACGGAACCCGCTTTCCTTCGGGTAATTCCTGGAGCTCACCCATCACGATAGCCGCTTTCAACGGCGAGACCGTGAATCTAGTCGGCAGTATCGATCTTGCCCAGTCCTCCCCAGCAATTCAGTATCTGATTTTTGATGGCATCCGCATCAATGCCAACGGAGAGGAAACCGGCATTTCTCTCACTGGCAATACACATCACATCCGGTTTCAAAATGGCGAGGTGAAGAATGCCGGGAGATGGGGAATTGCTACCAACTTCCACAATACTACATCCTTTGCAGATACCTTCTATGAATTTATCAACCTAGATGTTCATCATAATGGCAGGACGAAAAATGTGGATCATGGCTTTTATATTAAGACCTCCAGGAACCTGATCGATGGGTGTCATATCCATGATAATGTCGCCTGGGGCATTCATAATTTCGCGGGAGATAACTCGGAACCCAAAGCGAATAATAATACCTATCGCAATAACCTCATCCATCACAATGGCATTAATTATAGCCAGGGCGGGGGTATCACAATGGGCTCCGGCGACAACAATATTGCCTATAACAATGTGGTGTGGAAGAACTACACCGGGATTAATGTCCATTCCTATCGGAATCCGGTCAATTCCGGCGTCTTCCATAACACAATCTATGGCAATACGGGCTATGGCATATTGATAGAGCCTGGCTCTCAAGGTGCCGACGTGATCAACAACATTAGTTACGGAAACTATGTCAACATGGATAATCGGGGAAGCGGGACAAGCATCAGCAATAACCTGACCTCCAATCCCTCCTTTAAGAACGCTAGCGCCGGCGATTTTCATCTGCAATCGGGTAGTGCGGCCATTGATACGGGCACGACCCTTAGCGCCGTGCCCACCGACCGTGAGGGAAGAAGAAGGCCACAGGGCAATCGGTCCGATATCGGGGCCTATGAATGGTAA
- a CDS encoding VCBS repeat-containing protein, with translation MTSTHAIQHSPPYDLNGDAKADLLWRNSSSGIVSAWLMNGETIASNGLLPTIPSEWQMVGMGDVNADNRADIIWRNSASGGVAVWMMDGLTIKSTGFPGSASMEWAIHAVGDLNGDARTDLVWRNTNTGEVSMWLMNGSKIVSSGIPAGVPLDWQIAGVADMNADGKGDVIWRHGTTGTIAVWLMNGLNIISTGFPGSTPPDWEIAGTGDVDGDGKSDFVWRNILNGAVSVWLMNGISVASSGFLDGVPTNWVIAQVGDTDADGKADIIWRNSTTGVVSVWKMKGLVITSVGYPGVIDTGTNSRTSRGVDNVGPKLLTPSAGSTLPGNTATFTWTANGAALTAWSLRVGLSAGESDVYNSGNLPSETLAHTVSGLPTNGVPVWVRLQWRYTDGSWSSTDIQYNEKTGTGGTSTSSPSPTPSTPTAPNTSNPSPTPSGSAFFVSTSGNDVNPGTQSSPFRTIKRGLGVLQPGNTLFIRGGIYSEYLQTHTGTKFPVGTSWNTPVKVAAYNGETVTLRGVLDIGTASPPTQYVIFDGINIDATGETTAISLTGGSHHIRFQNLEIKNPQVNGVQITWHNGGSTHNEFRNLHIHDTGKSGKGHGMYIETSNNLIDGCELHDNYKWGIQIYDGHTYKSNFNILRNNKAYRNGLGFGGSGGITIGGDGNLIENNEVHDQIRGISLIDGQPRNSIVRNNTVYNHTGAGILSSGPNNSITNNTAYNNVPNYVTQ, from the coding sequence TTGACTTCGACACATGCCATTCAACATTCACCCCCATATGATTTGAATGGGGATGCCAAGGCCGATCTTCTTTGGCGAAATTCGAGTAGTGGCATTGTCTCAGCGTGGTTGATGAATGGAGAGACGATTGCCTCAAACGGCCTCCTGCCCACAATTCCGTCAGAGTGGCAGATGGTTGGTATGGGCGATGTGAATGCAGATAACCGGGCGGATATCATTTGGCGTAATAGCGCCAGCGGGGGAGTAGCAGTCTGGATGATGGATGGATTGACTATTAAGTCAACCGGCTTTCCCGGCAGCGCATCGATGGAATGGGCCATTCATGCAGTCGGTGACCTAAACGGTGACGCCAGGACGGACCTTGTTTGGCGCAATACAAACACTGGCGAGGTTTCAATGTGGTTAATGAATGGAAGTAAAATTGTCTCATCCGGAATTCCAGCCGGGGTCCCTTTAGACTGGCAAATTGCCGGAGTGGCCGATATGAATGCCGATGGTAAAGGGGATGTCATCTGGCGACATGGCACCACGGGCACAATTGCGGTATGGCTAATGAATGGGCTAAACATAATCTCAACGGGATTTCCGGGGAGTACGCCTCCCGATTGGGAAATTGCCGGCACCGGAGATGTGGACGGCGATGGAAAATCAGACTTTGTTTGGCGCAATATTTTAAACGGGGCAGTCTCCGTCTGGTTGATGAATGGTATCTCCGTTGCTTCGTCCGGCTTTTTAGACGGAGTCCCGACGAACTGGGTCATTGCGCAAGTGGGCGATACGGATGCCGATGGCAAAGCGGATATAATCTGGCGCAATAGCACCACTGGTGTGGTGAGTGTATGGAAAATGAAGGGTCTTGTCATCACCTCAGTCGGTTATCCGGGGGTCATCGATACAGGAACCAACAGCAGGACATCAAGAGGAGTTGACAATGTGGGACCCAAACTCCTGACACCATCAGCCGGTTCAACGCTCCCCGGTAATACCGCCACCTTCACCTGGACGGCCAATGGCGCCGCTCTCACGGCCTGGTCCCTGCGCGTCGGTCTGAGCGCCGGCGAATCCGACGTATATAATAGCGGCAACCTGCCGAGCGAAACCCTGGCGCATACAGTTTCCGGACTCCCTACCAACGGGGTGCCGGTGTGGGTCCGCCTCCAATGGCGCTACACCGACGGCTCATGGTCTTCAACCGATATCCAATATAATGAAAAAACCGGAACTGGCGGCACCAGCACCAGCAGCCCAAGTCCTACCCCCTCGACCCCCACCGCGCCTAATACAAGCAATCCCAGCCCCACCCCGAGTGGATCAGCCTTTTTTGTGTCCACGTCCGGGAACGATGTCAACCCAGGCACCCAATCGTCCCCCTTCCGCACTATCAAACGGGGGCTCGGGGTTCTTCAGCCTGGCAATACCTTGTTTATCCGCGGAGGGATCTACTCGGAATACCTTCAAACGCACACCGGCACCAAATTTCCCGTCGGAACTTCATGGAATACTCCGGTGAAAGTGGCCGCCTATAATGGCGAAACCGTCACCCTCAGGGGAGTACTCGATATCGGGACCGCCTCCCCGCCGACTCAGTATGTGATTTTCGATGGCATTAATATCGATGCGACGGGGGAGACAACTGCTATTTCCCTCACAGGAGGATCGCACCATATCCGATTCCAAAACCTTGAAATTAAAAATCCACAGGTCAATGGGGTTCAGATAACCTGGCACAATGGCGGGTCCACGCATAATGAATTTCGCAATTTGCATATCCATGACACGGGGAAAAGTGGAAAAGGCCACGGCATGTATATAGAAACCTCCAATAATCTCATTGATGGGTGCGAGCTCCATGATAATTATAAATGGGGCATACAAATCTACGATGGACATACCTACAAGAGTAATTTCAATATCCTCAGAAATAACAAGGCTTACCGAAACGGACTGGGTTTTGGAGGTAGCGGTGGCATCACAATCGGAGGAGATGGCAATCTCATTGAAAATAACGAAGTGCACGACCAAATACGGGGAATCTCACTGATAGATGGCCAGCCCCGAAACTCGATCGTGCGCAATAACACGGTATATAACCATACCGGCGCGGGCATTCTTAGCAGTGGACCGAATAATTCCATCACGAATAATACGGCCTATAACAATGTTCCCAATTATGTGACCCAATGA